The DNA sequence TTGCCGGATGTACTGTCGCCACTACAATCCATCAAGGGATTTCAAGAGCCGCTTACTCTGGGGATATTGGTATAGGTTTTGACTCGATCATTCAAAGTGAAAGTTCTGCTAAAGATCCTAGTACTCAAGCCCAGCTTAGCATCGTTGGGATTGCCATAGACAACCTTATCTGTACTCTTAGCCTCCTTATGGTACTAGCCTCAGGATCTTGGTCTTTGGGACTTGAAAACGCCTCTCAAACTGTAGAACATACTCTGAATAGCTACTTTCCTATGGTTAAATTCTTCCTACCGACTTTCTTCTTTGTTACAGGGTACACAACAATCATTTCGTACTTTCTAGTAGGCAAGAAATGTGCGAAATTTCTTTACGGAAAGCCTGGAGCACAAATCTATACCCTCTATGGTTTTCTCATTCTTCCTCTGTTTTGTTTTCTTAGTCAAAATACTGCCCTCCTTATCATGTCTGTATCAGGAGCTCTCCTGCTTTGCTTCAACCTCCTTGGAGTCTTTCTCTTAAGGAAAGAAGTCGAGTTTCCAAAAAAGCCCCCTTTTCTCAAAGACACCTCATTTTCTATGGACTAAAGTCTTACCCTATTAATCTATAAGGGGATAGGATTTTTCATTTTTTAATAAAAATATTAGTTTTAGAAAAAAACACTTAATAGAAAGTAAAATAAAGAATAAAATTGTAATTAATTTTTTACTCTTTATGGATAACTACCTCCTCGGAATCTTGATCTTCTGTTGTGTTCTTCTTTCGATAGGGATGTGCACGATTTTCGTGATGACGATTTTCTTCCTACGCCACCTCAATAAAATCCTTAGAAATATCCATCGGATAACTACAATTTTAAATTTTGAAGCTAAAATCCTAACTCCTTTGATATTAGGGAAAAAGCTGCTCTGTGGATGGCTAAAAAAAAGAAAAAATCCATCTGCTCTCTCTGAAGATATTAAAAAATTCTTGGATGAGAAACAGCAGAACAGCTGGAAAAAAAATTTATGCAGAGGAATTAAATGGTGTGCGGCACTGCTATTAATTTGGAAAGTGTTTCGTAATAAAGATTAAAAAGTTGAGGGATATTATCATGTTCAAGAACAACCAGAAACCTAAGAAAACTAAGTGCAAACACTTTCGTTGGCTAAGAGGTGTTTTGTTCGGAGGATTCATAGCTACGTTATTGACATGTTTATTTACTCCAAAAAGTGGAGACCAATTACGTAAAAAAATCCTCAAAGTCAAGACCTCTAGTGCTAAAAAAAGTAGAGTTCTATTTAAAAATTCCAAACAGCATACCAAGTCATTTATAAAACAAGCTAAGTTATTGGCTAAGAATATCTCTAATGAACTTCAAGATTTCAAAAAGGGAATTCTAGACGAAAAAGATTAAAGTTTTATAGTAAGCTCTGTGAGAACTAAACGTCTTCAGAGCTTTCTCTAAAAGCAAATTAATAAAACCCTCCCTAGTGATGTTCCCTAGTTAACTTTTTATTTCCGTATATTTATTTTTGTTTTCTATGTAAGTTTAAACCTGTATGAGACTATAACTTACTAGGATTCCGATATATGAAGCAGATTCGTCTTTGGGGATTTTTATTTCTCTCTTCATTTTGTCAAGTTTCTTATCTAACAGCTAGCGACATTGTCCTTCCTCTATCAGGAACGCATTCTGGAGAGAATCCTGAACTATTTACCCTATGTAGTTCATCTTTAACAAAAACCACATATTTTCTACGGAAAGACTTTATTGCCTGCGATTTTCTAGGCAATTCTATCCATAAACCTGGAGCTGCATTCCTTAATTTACAGGGTGATCTCTTCTTTATAAACAGTACTCCATTAGGATCTCTTACATTCAAAAATATACATTTAGGAGCTCGTGGTTCTGGAGTTTTCTCAGAAGCTAATGTTACCTTCAAAGGCCTTCGTTCTCTTGTTTTTGAAAATAATGAAAGTTACGGAGGTGTAATTACTACATCTGGTGACCTTTGTTTCTCAAATAATACTAGTGTCATTTGTCAAAACAACATCAGCTATGGACCTGGGGGTGGACTACTCTTAGAAGGTAGAAAAAATAAAACTCTCTCTTTTAAAGATAATCGAGGAGCAATCTTATTTCTAAAAAACAAATCTGTGAACACAAATGAATCGCATCCCGGATACGGAGGAGCAATAAGTAGTGTAAGTCCTGGTTCGCCTATTACCTTTTCTGGAAACCAAGAGATCTCCTTTGAAGAGAATCAAGCCGAACTGGGTGGAGCCATTTATAATGATCAAGGCACTTTGACCTTTGAGAATAACTTCCAAATTACAAGCTTTACTAAAAATAGTGCTCGTTCAGGAGGAGCGATCTATAGCCGCTATTGTAACTTCTATTCACAATGGGGGGACATTTTATTTACTAAAAATAAGGCAGAAAAATTTGGTGGAGCTATCCATGCTGACTACGTTACTATAAAAGACTGCAAAGGAAGGCTTATTTTTGAAGAGAACTCAGCGACTGGTGGAGGAGCAATATCAGCCTCATGTTTTTGTGATATTAATGCTGAAGGCCCTATTCGCTTTATAAATAACCGTGGATCAGCATTAGAAGGCGGAGGCGCTATTCACTTACCTAATGGAGGATCTATATTACGCCTTCATGCAAATAAAGGAGATATCGAATTCATTGGGAATAAAGTAATATTAGATTTTAAACATACACCTATAATCACAGCTCCAGATTATAGAAATAATGCTATTACGATCCAAGGAGTGCCTCGAGAACTTTCCTTGAGTGCTAATGCAGGTTATAGGATCTGTTTTTATGACCCTATACTTTCTATGGCTGAAAGCTATAATCCCATTTATATTAACCATCAAAGATTTATAAAATCTGCGGGTGCTATTATCTTTTCAGGAGCTCGCTTATCTCCAGATGAGAAAAAAGAAAATAGGAATAAAACTTCAATTATAAACCAACCTGTACATCTTTGTTCAGGGGTTCTTTCTATAGAAGGGGGAGCTATTCTTGCTGTTCGGTCTTTCTATCAAGAGGGGGGGATCCTTGCCTTAGCACCAGGTTCTAAACTTACCACTCAAGGGAAAAACTCTGAGAAAGATAAGATTATTATCACAAAATTAGGGTTTAACTTAGAAAACCCTGACTCTACAGCTCCTGCAGAAATTCGAGCGACTGAGAAGGCTTCTATTGAAATTTCTGGACCTCCCGTGATTTACGGCCAAACGGAAGCATTCTATGAAAACCATGAACACGCCTCAAAACCCTATACTACCTCTATTATCTTATCTGCAAAAAAACTTGTTAAAACTCCTGATAGGCCAAACCAAAGTATTGAAGATCTAGTCATAACTGAGTCTGAATACACAGGATATGGCTATCAAGGTTCCTGGAAATTCTCTTGGTCTGCTGGTGATACTAAGGAAAAAAAAACGATTATAGCCTCATGGACCCCGAGTGGGAAATTTGCTCTCGATCCAAGACGACACGGATCTTTTGTCCCAACCACCCTATGGTCTACATTTGCTGGATTAAATATAGCTGATACTATGATTAACAATAATTACCTCAATAACTCAGAGGTAATCCCCATTGACCATTTCTGCATTTTCGGAGGCCCTGTCTACCAGATCATGGAGCAAAACCCTAAAGAAATTGGCAATTGTTTATTAATGCAGCATACAGGCCATAATGTCGGAGCTAAAATTCCCTTTTCTTTTAATACGATACTTAGTGTTGCATTCACTCAATTGTTTTCTTCCTCCCAACAAAATACTAAAGATAAGAGTCATGCTCAAATGCTAATAGGAACCTTATCTCTTAACAAAAGTTGGCAAGCACTATCTCTTAGATCATCTTTTAGTTACGGTGAAGATTCTCAGGTAATGAAACATGCTTTCCTCTATAAAGGAAGCTCCCGGGGTTCTTGGAGGAACTATGGTTGGACAGGATCTATTGGCATGTCTTATGCATATCCCAAAGGAATACGCTACCTAAAAATCACACCTTTTGTAGACCTCCAGTACACAAAATTAATCCAAAATCCCTTTGTAGAAACTGGTTATGACCCTCGATATTTCTCTTCTGCTGAGATGTGTAACGTATCTTTACCTATAGGTATTGCTTTAGAAATGCGCTTTATAGGGTCCCGCTCTTCAGTATTTCTCCAAGTCAGTACCTCTTATATTAAAGATTTACATAGAGTCAATCCAAAGTCATCAGCTTCCTTAGTATTCAACCATTACAAATGGGATATACAAGGAATCCCTTTAGGACGAGAAGCTCTGAACATTACCCTAAACAGTACAATTAAATATAAAATTATCTCTGCTTATCTTGGAATTTCTAGCACACAGCGAGAAGGAAGTAACCTTTCTGCTAATGCTCATGGAGGCGTTGCTCTTAGCTTCTAGAAGTTGTCGATAAAAATTAGTAAAGAAGTTTTCAAGTCAGTCGGGACTCAAACCTCTTGCTTTTTTATCCCTTGCCTAATTTATTGATCTGATTTATCTATCGCTTATCAAGTCCGCGAATATATCTGATAGGTTTTTCTCTATGAAGTGGCTACCAGCTACAGCTGTTTTTGCTGCCATGATCCCTGCATTAACTGCCTTTGGAGATCCTGCCTCTGTTGAAATAAGTACGGGACAAACCGGAACAGGGAATCCTACAAGTGATGCTGCTTTAACTAATTTTACTCAGACTTCAACAGAAAGTGATGGAACTACATATACTATTGTAGGTGATATCACGTTCTCTACATTTACTAATATTCCCCTACCCACAACTCAAGATAGTGGCTCTAGTTCTGATGGAAGCACTGGTGGGAGTACTAGTGGACCAACTTCGGTAATCCTATCAACTCATTCTGAATCGGATTCTAATTTTAGAAAAGACAGTTTCCTAATTTCGCATCATCCGCTCACTCATTCAGCTCCAGACACCCTGACTCCTGCATTTGCTTCCTCTTCGAGCAGTGGTTCTGCGCCAGGATCTTCAACACCTGTTCCTGATCCAAAAGGAGGTGCTGCTTTTTATAGCAACCAGCCTAATGGAACTTTGACCTTCACGACAGATTCAGGAAATCCTGGTTCTTTGACGCTTAAAGATCTTAAGATGACAGGAGAAGGAGCAGCTATTTACTCTAAGGGTCCTCTAGTATTTACTAACCTAAAAAATCTAACTTTTTCAGGAAATCAAGCTCAGCAAAGCGGGGGTGCTGCCTATACTGAAGGGACGTTCACAGCGCAAGCAATTGTTAACGCAGTCACCTTGACTAACAACACTTCTGCAGGACAAGGAGGTGCTCTCTATGTTAAAGGTACTGCGTTATTTAATGCCTTGGACAGTCTCAAATTTGAAAAAAATACTTCTGAACAAGCTGGTGGAGGAATCTATACTGAGTCCACATTAACTATCTCTAATATAACAAAATCTATTGAATTTATTGCCAACACGGCTACTGTCCCAGCTCCACCCCCAGAGCCAACACCTCCCCCAGTTCCATCAACTCGGATTTCTGCACTCACAGATATTATAACAACAAATATCTCTAGATCAACAAATGTAAGAGCAGCCTCATCACCAGTAGTTGTTCCTAAAAACTCGACACCAACGCTCACTCAGGAGACAGCAGGAAATGGCGGGGCTATCTATGCCAAACAAGCTGTTCTTATCTCTACATATAAGGATCTCAGTTTCAAGTCTAATTCCGCATCAGTGGATCCGACTATTACAGTCCCTAGTGATGTTGTTGGACAATCTGGAGGAGCAATCTTTAGTGACAATTCTGTACAAATCGAAAAGTGTACAGGAACAACAATATTCAGTGGTAACAAAGCCAACCAATCAGGTGGAGGAATTTATGCTAAAGGATCTGTCACTCTAGAAGATCTAGCTACCCTTGAGATGACGACTAACATCTGTCAAGGGAAAGGGGGAGCTATTTACACTGACCAAAATTTAACTATCAATAAGGGAACTCTACTTACTAGGTTTGCTGGGAACACATCCACGGAATGTGGTGGTGCAATTTTCACTGCAGGAGATATTATTCTCTCTAACCTTGTCGAAGTGCGCTTTAATAAAAATAAAACAGGAAATTATTCTAATCCTATTAATAAAACGAGCGTTAGCTCAGCCCCTATAGTCTCTAGACCTATAATTACTGGATCTACTGGTGGTTCCCCTAAAGCGTCACCTCCAATAGATCAAGCCAAAGGAGGTGCTTTATATAGTACTAAAGGGTGCACAGTCTCGGGCATCACATCAATGTTACTGTTTGAGAATAATGAATGCCAAAATATGGGAGGAGGCGCTTATATTACTACGGCATTTCAGTGTTCCAATTCTCATCGACTTCAGTTCACTATTAATAAAGCATCTGATGAAGGCGGTGGTCTTTACTGTGGAGATGACGTAACACTGACAAATCTCACAGGAAAAACACTATTTCAAGGGAATACCAGTGGAAAAAGTGGTGGAGGTCTCTCTTTAGCTGCGGGAAAATCTCTGATTATGGAAAATTTAGAGAGCTTTTATTTAGATGGAAATACAGCTACAGAAAATGGCGGTGGTGCGAATATCCCTAATAAAGTCTCCCTCAATTTTACATACAATCCTCCTGCCGGTGAATCTCCGCCTATTCAAAATCCAGTTTACGGAGAAGCTATAATTACTGGAAATACAGCGACGAAAAGTGGAGGTGGCATTTACACTAAAAATGCTAGCTTTTCCAATTTATCCACTGTAACTTTTGATAAAAATATTTCTTCAGAAAATGGTGGTGGCTTATTAACCCAAACAGACACAGATAAAATAGACTGTTCTTTCATCTATATTACCAATGTCAATGTTACTAATAACAGTGCTACAGGTACTGGTGGAGGCATTTCTGGACAAAAAGCGCACTTTGATCGCATTGACAATTTAATAATGGGAGGCAATCAAGCTAAGAAAGGAGGAGCAATATATCTTAATGATTCCCTAACTATTGAAAAGGTTGTTACAGGTTCGATTTCAACAAATACAGCTACAGAAAGTGGGGGTGGCATCTATGCAAAAGATGTTACACTGCAAGCTCTTCCTGGAAGCTTTACTATTGCTGATAATAAAGTTGAAACTAATGTTACTACTGCTAGCTCTACCCCATTATGCGGAGGAGGAGTTTATTCAAGTGGATCTACGACATTAAACAACATATCAGGGGTACTCGCTATCACAGGAAACTCTGTTTCTAATACAGGGACAACCCAGGATGTAGATATACAAGGTGGAGGCATCTACGCAGCTACTGCTTTTACTTTAAACCAATGTTCTATGCCAGTGACATTTGACAATAACTCTGCAACCACTAAAAAAATCACAACAACAAAACAGATTGCTGGTGGTGCTATCTATTCTCCTACAGTGACGATCAAAAATAATTCTCAACCCATAACTTTCTCAAATAACACAGCAAAATCAGAAGCAACAACTGCGGCAACTACAGGAAATAAAGATAGCTGTGGCGGTGCTATTGGGGCTACATCAGTTACTTTATCAAATAATCCTTCATTAACATTTCTAGGAAATTACGCAGAAACTGGAGGAGGAATTGGTTGTATCAACGGTTCTGGTGGCTCCCCAGTCAATAAAATCTCACTTACAGGGAATAATTTTGTCCTATTTCAAAATAATTCTGCATTAAACTACGGCGGAGCTCTTTATGGAACGACTATTGAGATTTCTGATACAAATGCTTCTTTTGTTAATAATATGTCGCTAAATCGTGGCGGCGCTATTTACGGAGCAACAATCAAACTGCCAAATACAACTGCCTCTTTTGTTGATAATACATCACAAAATGATGGCAGTGCTATTTGTTGCTCTGTAAGTCTTAATCTTTCAGCACAATCACAAATTGTTTTCGAAAATAATAAAGTATTAGCACCGGCAACAACAAGGGGAACATCTATAAATAATTTGGGAGCTGCAATTTACGGAAATAACGATGCAGCTGATGTCACTATATCGTTAGCAGCTCTGAACGGGAATATTCTATTCAAAAACAACCAATGCGTTACAGTTGACCAATACTGCAGCATTGGAGGGAACGTAAAATTCACTAAAATAGAGGCGGCAGCAGGAAAAACCATAGCTTTCTATGATGCAGTTAATGTTGCAACAAAGGAAGCAAATGCTCAAGCACTCACTTTGAACTCAGAAGCCACTAGTACAGGTACAATTCTATTTTCTGGTGAACTTCATGAACATAAATCCTATATTCCTCAAAAAATCACGTTTGCACATGGGAATTTAATTTTAGATAAAAATGCGGAGCTCAGCGTAGTTTCTTTTACACAATCTCCAGGAACTACAGTAACTATGGGACCAGGATCTGTACTATCTAATCATACTAAGGAAGGGGGCGGAATTTCTTTGAACAACGTTAAAATTGATTTTAGCGAACTCGTTCCCCAAAAAGATATGCTGCCCGCCTCAGTCTCTCCGCCAACTCTTAGATTAGTATCCAGGACTCCTGTAAACAACTCTGATAAGATTGATATCACTGGGACAATTACTCTTTCAGATCCCAATGGTAATTTGTATCAAAATTCTTATCTTGGCGAAAATCGTGAAGTAACTCTTTTCAATATAGATAATAAAGGAGGAGGAGCAGTCACAGCTAACAACGTAACACTGCAAGGAGATCTAGGAGCTAAAAAAGGATATTTAGGAACCTGGAACTTAGATCCCACTTCTTCAGCCTCAAAAATTATTTTAAAATGGACTTTTGATAAATATCTCCGCTGGGAATACATTCCTAGAGATAACCATTTCTATATTAACTCTATTTGGGGAGCTCAGAATTCGTTAGTGACGGTAAAGCAAGGTATCTTAGGGAACATGTTGAACAATGCAAGATTTGAAGATACTGCTTTCAATAACTTCTGGGCCTCTGCTATAGGTTCCTTCCTTAGAAAAAAAGCATCGCAAGATTCTGACCCATTTACCTATCACGGTAGAGGATATACTGCTGCTATAGATGCCAAACCTCGTCAAGAGTTTATTTTAGGTGCTGCCTTCAGCCAAGTTTTCGGTCACTCTTATTCTCCATATTACCTTGACAACTATAAACACAAAGGGTCAGGTCACTCCACACAAGCTTCTCTCTATGCTGGAAATATTTTCTATTTGCCAGGACTACGGTCCAAACCGATCGCATTACAAAGTGTGGCGACTTATGGTTATATGCAGCACGATACTACAACCTATTACCCCTCAATTGAAGAAAAAAATACCGCGAACTGGGATAGCATTGCCTGGTTGTTTGATCTACGTTTAAGTTTAGATCTAAGAGAGCCAAAACCTCAGTCCGTAGCAAGGTTCACGTGCTATGCAGAAGCCGAATATACAAGAATTCGGCAGGAAAAGTTCACAGAACTAGACTATGATCCCAGATTTTTTTCAGCATGCTCCTATGATAATCTAGTCATTCCTATTGGAGTCTCTGTGGATGGGGCAATATCCTCTCACACGATTATTATATATAACAAGCTATCAGCTGCCTACCTTCCTGTGATCTATAGAAAGAATCCGAAAGCAACTTATGAAACTCTCTCTACGAAAGAGAAAGGACAAGTTATGAATGTTCTCCCTACTAGAAATGCGGGTCGTGCGGAAGTAAGTTCTCAAATTTACCTGGGAAGTTACTGGACACTATACGGAACATATACAATAGATGCCTCGACAAATACCCTAGTTCAAATGGCTAATGGAGGTATGCGGTTTATTTTCTAAGACTTTAAAGATACGGAGAGAGTGGGATTCGAACCCACGGTACGCGTTAACGCACACACGCTTTCCAAGCGTGCTCCTTAAGCCACTCGGACATCTCTCCATAAGTATAGATTCTCCTAGCTCAAAGGCTTCCCGAGAAGATATCTTAACCTTTCTATTTTTATCAAGAGCCGTATTACTATGAGAATTTTTTACAAAGATCTCTGATTCCTCGATATTCCTTCTTTATTAAAATTACCTCGCAATAGAATAATGGATCGTCTTGTTAAACTGCTTTTATTATGCATAAAGTAATAGTTTTCGTTTTCTTTATCCTATGTTCGTTAAAAAGCTACGGGCATCATGCGATAGATAAGCCTCATATTCTTGTCAGCATCGCCCCCTATAAGTTCCTCGTTGAACAGATTGCTGAAGACACCTGCTTTGTCTATACTATAGTTACGAATCACTACGATCCCCATAGCTATGAACTCCCTCCAAGACAAATCAAAAGTTTACAACAGGGAGACCTCTGGTTCCGGATAGGGGAAGCTTTTGAGAAAACCTGCGAAAAGAACCTAACCTGCGAACAAGTAGACCTCTCCAAAAACGTCTCCTTAATTCAAGAAAAATCTTGCTGTAATAAGCATACAACAAACTACGATACCCATATCTGGTTAAGTCCTACAAATCTTAAAATCCAAGTCGAGACTATTGTCACTACTCTAAGCAGCAAATATCCTAAATACGCTTCTCAATACCAAAGGAACGGAACTAAGCTCCTTTCAATCTTAGATGAACTAGATCAAGAAGTTCGCATTCTTACCTCAAAAGCTAAACAACGCCATATTTTAGTTTCTCACGGTGCCTTTGGATATTTTTGCCGTGATTATAATTTCTCTCAACACACTCTAGAGAAAAGCAGCCATGTCGACCCCTCTCCTAAAGATGTGGCCCGTATATTTCACGAGATCGAACATTATAAAATTTCTTCTGTAATTCTTCTTGAATATGCTGGCAGACGTAGCAGCGCTATGCTTGCGAAACGTTTTCATATGCATACTGTGAATTTAGATCCCTATGCAGAAAATGTAATTCTAAACTTAAAAACTATAGCGACTACTTTTTCTAGTTTATGACAATACGAATTCTTGCTGAAAACCTAGCATTCCGTTACGGAAGCAAAGGACCTAATATCATTAACGATGTCTCTTTTTCTGTTTATGACGGTGATTTTATAGGAATCATCGGGCCTAATGGAGGAGGGAAAAGTACCCTAACTATGTTAATTCTAGGCTTACTCAGCCCTACCTTAGGATCTTTAAAGACTTTCCCTTCTTCTGATTACACAGATAAACGAGCAAGTTCTATGATAGGTTGGGTCCCCCAGTACTTTGCCTACGATCCTTCTTTTCCTATTTCTGTAAAAGACGTTGTACTCTCAGGAAGACTATCTCAACTCTCTTGGTATGGAAAGTATAAAAAGAGAGATTTTGAAGCTGTAGACGAAGCCTTAGATCTCGTAGGGCTTTCCAAATATCATGATCAATGTTTTGCCCAACTCTCTGGAGGGCAAATTCAGAGGGTACTCCTAGCAAGAGCTTTAGCCTCCTATCCTGAAATTCTGGTTCTAGATGAACCAACAACAAATATTGATCCCGATAACCAACAAAGAATTTTAAACATTCTTAAAAAGCTCAATAGTACCTGCACCATTCTGATGGTAACGCATGACCTTCACCATACGACAAATTATTTTAAAAAAGTGTTTTATATGAATAAAACTTTGACATCTTTAACAGACACCTCAACACTAACTGATCAATTCTGTTGTCATCCCCAAAAGAATAAGGAACACTCATGCTCTCTTCTCTAATTGGTGATTCGTTTCCCCTTCTTATTTTACTTCCTACATTCCTAGCAGCTTTAGGAGCCTCTATAGCTGGTGGTATTGTAGGAACGTATATCGTTATAAAACGCATTGTCTCGATTAGTGGTAGTGTATCCCATGGAATCCTAGGAGGGATTGGTTTAACCTTATGGGTACAGTACCAACTACATCTTTCTTTTTTCCCTATGTACGGTGCAGTTATTGGAGCGGTCTTGCTAGCACTTTGCATTGGCAAGATTCACTTAAAATACCAAGAAAGGGAAGATTCTTTAATTGCTATGATCTGGTCTGTGGGGATGGCTGTTGGAATTATATTTATTTCTAGACTGCCGTCTTTTAACGGAGAAATCATTAACTTCCTATTCGGAAATATTCTTTGGGTAACATCCTCCGATCTTTACAACTTAGGAATTTTCGATCTTATCGTCTTAGGGATTGTTGTGCTTTGCCACACCCGCTTTCTAGCTCTTTGTTTCGACGAAAAGTACATGGCTTTAAATCGGTGTTCCGTACAGATGTGGTACTTCCTCCTTCTGATTCTTACCGCAATTACTATTGTTATGTTAATTTATGTTATGGGAACCATTTTGATGCTTAGCATGTTAGT is a window from the Chlamydia serpentis genome containing:
- a CDS encoding YtxH domain-containing protein, which encodes MFKNNQKPKKTKCKHFRWLRGVLFGGFIATLLTCLFTPKSGDQLRKKILKVKTSSAKKSRVLFKNSKQHTKSFIKQAKLLAKNISNELQDFKKGILDEKD
- a CDS encoding polymorphic outer membrane protein middle domain-containing protein, which translates into the protein MKQIRLWGFLFLSSFCQVSYLTASDIVLPLSGTHSGENPELFTLCSSSLTKTTYFLRKDFIACDFLGNSIHKPGAAFLNLQGDLFFINSTPLGSLTFKNIHLGARGSGVFSEANVTFKGLRSLVFENNESYGGVITTSGDLCFSNNTSVICQNNISYGPGGGLLLEGRKNKTLSFKDNRGAILFLKNKSVNTNESHPGYGGAISSVSPGSPITFSGNQEISFEENQAELGGAIYNDQGTLTFENNFQITSFTKNSARSGGAIYSRYCNFYSQWGDILFTKNKAEKFGGAIHADYVTIKDCKGRLIFEENSATGGGAISASCFCDINAEGPIRFINNRGSALEGGGAIHLPNGGSILRLHANKGDIEFIGNKVILDFKHTPIITAPDYRNNAITIQGVPRELSLSANAGYRICFYDPILSMAESYNPIYINHQRFIKSAGAIIFSGARLSPDEKKENRNKTSIINQPVHLCSGVLSIEGGAILAVRSFYQEGGILALAPGSKLTTQGKNSEKDKIIITKLGFNLENPDSTAPAEIRATEKASIEISGPPVIYGQTEAFYENHEHASKPYTTSIILSAKKLVKTPDRPNQSIEDLVITESEYTGYGYQGSWKFSWSAGDTKEKKTIIASWTPSGKFALDPRRHGSFVPTTLWSTFAGLNIADTMINNNYLNNSEVIPIDHFCIFGGPVYQIMEQNPKEIGNCLLMQHTGHNVGAKIPFSFNTILSVAFTQLFSSSQQNTKDKSHAQMLIGTLSLNKSWQALSLRSSFSYGEDSQVMKHAFLYKGSSRGSWRNYGWTGSIGMSYAYPKGIRYLKITPFVDLQYTKLIQNPFVETGYDPRYFSSAEMCNVSLPIGIALEMRFIGSRSSVFLQVSTSYIKDLHRVNPKSSASLVFNHYKWDIQGIPLGREALNITLNSTIKYKIISAYLGISSTQREGSNLSANAHGGVALSF
- a CDS encoding autotransporter domain-containing protein → MKWLPATAVFAAMIPALTAFGDPASVEISTGQTGTGNPTSDAALTNFTQTSTESDGTTYTIVGDITFSTFTNIPLPTTQDSGSSSDGSTGGSTSGPTSVILSTHSESDSNFRKDSFLISHHPLTHSAPDTLTPAFASSSSSGSAPGSSTPVPDPKGGAAFYSNQPNGTLTFTTDSGNPGSLTLKDLKMTGEGAAIYSKGPLVFTNLKNLTFSGNQAQQSGGAAYTEGTFTAQAIVNAVTLTNNTSAGQGGALYVKGTALFNALDSLKFEKNTSEQAGGGIYTESTLTISNITKSIEFIANTATVPAPPPEPTPPPVPSTRISALTDIITTNISRSTNVRAASSPVVVPKNSTPTLTQETAGNGGAIYAKQAVLISTYKDLSFKSNSASVDPTITVPSDVVGQSGGAIFSDNSVQIEKCTGTTIFSGNKANQSGGGIYAKGSVTLEDLATLEMTTNICQGKGGAIYTDQNLTINKGTLLTRFAGNTSTECGGAIFTAGDIILSNLVEVRFNKNKTGNYSNPINKTSVSSAPIVSRPIITGSTGGSPKASPPIDQAKGGALYSTKGCTVSGITSMLLFENNECQNMGGGAYITTAFQCSNSHRLQFTINKASDEGGGLYCGDDVTLTNLTGKTLFQGNTSGKSGGGLSLAAGKSLIMENLESFYLDGNTATENGGGANIPNKVSLNFTYNPPAGESPPIQNPVYGEAIITGNTATKSGGGIYTKNASFSNLSTVTFDKNISSENGGGLLTQTDTDKIDCSFIYITNVNVTNNSATGTGGGISGQKAHFDRIDNLIMGGNQAKKGGAIYLNDSLTIEKVVTGSISTNTATESGGGIYAKDVTLQALPGSFTIADNKVETNVTTASSTPLCGGGVYSSGSTTLNNISGVLAITGNSVSNTGTTQDVDIQGGGIYAATAFTLNQCSMPVTFDNNSATTKKITTTKQIAGGAIYSPTVTIKNNSQPITFSNNTAKSEATTAATTGNKDSCGGAIGATSVTLSNNPSLTFLGNYAETGGGIGCINGSGGSPVNKISLTGNNFVLFQNNSALNYGGALYGTTIEISDTNASFVNNMSLNRGGAIYGATIKLPNTTASFVDNTSQNDGSAICCSVSLNLSAQSQIVFENNKVLAPATTRGTSINNLGAAIYGNNDAADVTISLAALNGNILFKNNQCVTVDQYCSIGGNVKFTKIEAAAGKTIAFYDAVNVATKEANAQALTLNSEATSTGTILFSGELHEHKSYIPQKITFAHGNLILDKNAELSVVSFTQSPGTTVTMGPGSVLSNHTKEGGGISLNNVKIDFSELVPQKDMLPASVSPPTLRLVSRTPVNNSDKIDITGTITLSDPNGNLYQNSYLGENREVTLFNIDNKGGGAVTANNVTLQGDLGAKKGYLGTWNLDPTSSASKIILKWTFDKYLRWEYIPRDNHFYINSIWGAQNSLVTVKQGILGNMLNNARFEDTAFNNFWASAIGSFLRKKASQDSDPFTYHGRGYTAAIDAKPRQEFILGAAFSQVFGHSYSPYYLDNYKHKGSGHSTQASLYAGNIFYLPGLRSKPIALQSVATYGYMQHDTTTYYPSIEEKNTANWDSIAWLFDLRLSLDLREPKPQSVARFTCYAEAEYTRIRQEKFTELDYDPRFFSACSYDNLVIPIGVSVDGAISSHTIIIYNKLSAAYLPVIYRKNPKATYETLSTKEKGQVMNVLPTRNAGRAEVSSQIYLGSYWTLYGTYTIDASTNTLVQMANGGMRFIF
- a CDS encoding metal ABC transporter solute-binding protein, Zn/Mn family; translated protein: MHKVIVFVFFILCSLKSYGHHAIDKPHILVSIAPYKFLVEQIAEDTCFVYTIVTNHYDPHSYELPPRQIKSLQQGDLWFRIGEAFEKTCEKNLTCEQVDLSKNVSLIQEKSCCNKHTTNYDTHIWLSPTNLKIQVETIVTTLSSKYPKYASQYQRNGTKLLSILDELDQEVRILTSKAKQRHILVSHGAFGYFCRDYNFSQHTLEKSSHVDPSPKDVARIFHEIEHYKISSVILLEYAGRRSSAMLAKRFHMHTVNLDPYAENVILNLKTIATTFSSL
- a CDS encoding ABC transporter ATP-binding protein codes for the protein MTIRILAENLAFRYGSKGPNIINDVSFSVYDGDFIGIIGPNGGGKSTLTMLILGLLSPTLGSLKTFPSSDYTDKRASSMIGWVPQYFAYDPSFPISVKDVVLSGRLSQLSWYGKYKKRDFEAVDEALDLVGLSKYHDQCFAQLSGGQIQRVLLARALASYPEILVLDEPTTNIDPDNQQRILNILKKLNSTCTILMVTHDLHHTTNYFKKVFYMNKTLTSLTDTSTLTDQFCCHPQKNKEHSCSLL